In Oreochromis aureus strain Israel breed Guangdong linkage group 15, ZZ_aureus, whole genome shotgun sequence, a single genomic region encodes these proteins:
- the LOC116332304 gene encoding thyroxine 5-deiodinase-like, with amino-acid sequence MMDDSGGVQMAKALKHAALCLMLLPRFLLAAVMLWLLDFLCIRKKVLLKMGERQESPDDPPVCVSDSNKMFTLESLRAVWHGQKLDFLKSAHLGHPAPNTEVVLVQERKQVRILDCVKGKRPLILNFGSCSUPPFMTRLTAFQRVVSQYADIADFLVVYIEEAHPSDGWVSSDAPYQIPKHRCLEDRLRAAQLMLTEVPETNVVVDNMDNSCNAAYGAYFERLYIVRDEKVVYQGGRGPEGYRISELRNWLEQYRNDLPNSQTAVLHV; translated from the coding sequence ATGATGGACGACTCCGGCGGTGTCCAAATGGCGAAGGCGCTGAAGCATGCAGCCCTCTGCCTGATGCTGCTTCCCCGGTTCCTTCTGGCCGCAGTTATGCTGTGGCTCCTGGATTTCTTGTGCATTAGGAAAAAAGTGCTGCTGAAAATGGGAGAGAGGCAGGAGAGCCCGGACGACCCGCCGGTGTGCGTCTCTGACTCTAACAAGATGTTCACCTTGGAGTCCCTGAGGGCCGTGTGGCATGGTCAGAAATTGGACTTTCTCAAATCTGCGCACCTTGGGCACCCTGCGCCCAACACCGAGGTGGTGCTTGTCCAGGAGCGGAAGCAGGTGCGAATCCTGGACTGCGTGAAAGGGAAGAGACCGCTCATTCTTAACTTTGGCAGCTGCTCCTGACCGCCATTCATGACGCGTCTGACGGCGTTTCAGCGCGTCGTGAGTCAGTACGCAGACATTGCGGACTTTTTAGTTGTATATATCGAGGAGGCGCATCCCTCGGACGGCTGGGTGAGCTCGGACGCGCCGTATCAGATCCCCAAGCATCGCTGTTTGGAAGACAGACTTAGAGCCGCTCAGCTGATGCTCACTGAGGTGCCGGAGACCAACGTGGTGGTGGATAATATGGACAACTCGTGTAACGCCGCGTACGGAGCCTACTTTGAGAGACTTTACATCGTGAGGGATGAAAAAGTGGTGTACCAGGGGGGCAGGGGTCCAGAGGGATACCGGATTTCCGAGCTTAGAAACTGGCTGGAACAATACAGGAACGATCTGCCGAATTCCCAAACAGCGGTACTCCATGTGTAG